The Chionomys nivalis chromosome 1, mChiNiv1.1, whole genome shotgun sequence sequence TGAGCACCCAGCATACATCCAGCGGTAGTCTAAATACCTTGCACATGTTCCTTCTCTTAGCAACCCAATGAGATGACTGCTACAGTCCACTTCAGAGGTTAGGGCCTGAGACCAAGAGAACGTAAGTCATGTATTCAAAGTCATATGGCTTATGAGTGATAGACCCAGGATTTTTCATTCCAGGATCTGTAGTCTTAATTATTTGTCCAAACCATTGCCTTTGGAACAAGGACTGTGAACAAAAGCcttgttttaaaacatgtatgtATCTTGAAAGGTTATTTCATGGCAGCAGTAGTGTACAGAGACTTACAAAGCACTGGTCCTGgaatcagagatttttttttctttttttttttttttgtatcgtGCATGTCTTACCAGTGGCTCTGAGAAGAACACTCAACCTCTCTAAGCTGACACTAAACTGAAGGTAATACTCCTTGCCTCAGAGAGGGTTTCAGAGGATTAAGTAAAGCTTTTAGTGTGTTTGGTACACATGGTAATGATAAGGATAATGATAATAATTGACATTTATTGAGTATTTGCTATGTACTTACTAAACATCTAATAAATTCTAATTAAAATAGCTTGGTGTGCTCAATAGCTCCCACATTTGGATGGTTTTTAATCTTCTCTAACAACAGAGACTATAGTCACCATAGTTACCATCATTGATTCAGGGACTTTTTAGAATAATGTTTAATATTAACTAACAGTTAACTTGAAAAAACAATTCTTTCTTTCCAAGTTCTATACATGATGAAGCTGTTTTGGATCAGTGAGTTGAAGATGGCTAACCAAATGTGGCTTGGATTGCATCCATGCTGACTGGAAATTAACATTACCAAACAACTGGCCAGCGGACATTTtaacacctgcctctgccattcCTTTCCATGCATGTAGAAAAATCCTATGTCAACTCTAGCTGTTGTTCTATCTCTCAGACATAGTTAGATGGTGTAAACATGGGGCAGAATGGAGAGACCAGGGAGGACATACAAGCTCTTTCATGAACCATATTTAAACTTAGAATACACGGTGTTACTCTCACTTGTAATGCGATCCATGAAGTCTGACCTCACAGTAGAAGCAGCATGCCAACAGTCTATAGGCAACAGCAATCTGTAAAGGTCAAGAGGTGGTGGCAGGCTGATCCTCCGGGTGTTATAGTAAGAAAGGGGCTGTTGTTTTGCATCGTCCATTTGAACTGAAGAGAAACTGTTGGTGAGTGGATGGTGAAGAGGAACCCCAGGAAAGCACGGTAAGAGTTAGGTGGGGTTTCAGGATCATAGCCAAATGCAGTTCAGACATGGCAAAGAGCTGGGAATGAAATGAGCCCAGATGAATCTCTAACCTTCAGTCTGGGACTATGAATTAGGGGATCTGAGAGAAGACTGCCACAAAATTAATTACCAAGGACTTCCTGAATATCatatagaaaacaaagacaatttaGGGGGGTTGGATGCCTTGGCTAGTAATGGTTTATATTACAAGTTTCGTGCCACACTAAAGTAGATGTCTCTGTTCTGGGATCTGTTTATGGGTCTCACCATCCCCCCTggaataaatgtataaatgtaagGTGTTTGTATAGGTGTCCATTTATGTGATTTTCGGGGGTAGGTGGGGGAATCATCTCTTTTATTTGATTCTCAAAGTGGctttctcacccccccccccccccggacgaCAAAGCTTTattcatcctcatcaacttaagGAAGGCAAGCTCACTGGCGCTTCACTTGAGTATGCTGTCATCTTGAGCTTCTGCCCGTTCTCTTTCAATCCGTTTCAGCTCATCTAGTCTCTTCTCCTCCGCtgccatcctcctctcctcctctgcccGGGGCTTTAAGTAACTATAGCGCTTGGTGCCGTAGACCATGCCGAGGACCAGGGCTGAGTATCGGCCGAGATTGATGAGCAGAGAGACCTGAACTGGGGGCACCATCTTGTCCGTGACCTTCGCGCCGGAAGCTTAACTCTCAAAGTGGCTTTCTATCCAAATGACAGCACAACCGCATCAAGTGGACTCTATGTAGACTTGAATTTGAATTCATATTGAAGAGGTACATTTACCTATCTTTTTAACATCACAAAAATACTAATAGCGTATCATTAAGCCAAAGCATGTAACATGTTACAACCCTTCGTATCCAAAGAGGACTCAACTAACCGTAAGAACTACGGTGCTTTGAGGACATGACTTAGCCAAGACACAGAAGCCTGACCTGCAGGCTCAGCGCCCCCCTTGCCAACATCGAGTCCTTCCATTCTGACCACCGCCTCTCCATTCTTAATCTTCTGTTGTTTACCACAGATACTAAAACGTATCCTGGGAGTGGCTTTCAGATTTCTGTTTGCAAAGGGCTCCCCACCTAACAAGGTTTCTATGGCACAAGAAAAATAGGGTGAGTTTTCGTTCATAAAGCTAGAATTACTCATTTTCTTATTAGTTGTGTATCATTGAAAATGTCCTTATATCGTGATGGTGATGCTCAGTGGCAGCTTGTCCTTTATTTGTAGTTCTACCTGAGCTATAGTGGCTCTCCACTCTCAGAAAGCCTTCTCAAGCCCGCGAAATCAAAATTGTCAACTCAACAGTAGTGCGTGTAGCTGAGAGGTGAATGTAGCAAGAGGCCAGGTCAGAAACGCCTTGTTCTCCATGCCTCACATCACTGATCTTTCCAGTGTGGCATTGGAACTAGTTACAGTAGCCTTGTATGTTGATTTGTTACTGGGCACCTGGCTTAGACAGTGAGGGGGCCTGTGGGACTTCACGGTTCCATCTTTAACCGCAAATGTGCCCCACCACACATGGAGCAAAGGCTCactgagagagaattggcttgGCTTCTCACACAGTTCCCTCCTGCCATGAGTCAGTCAGCCAGCAGTGCCCAGCAGCTCCTCCTAGGGGGTGGCAGCTTTTATAAAGGGGCGCGATATGAGAGCATTCATCTCTCTGATTTTATTCCCAACTTGCTCTCTAAGTGACGCGGTCACTCAACTGGACTTTTCCTACTGCTCGCAAGGAGTGAAAAGCTCACTGTTCTTGTTGATTACGAGTCTTTGTTTAAAGACAGCAAGTATGTGGGCTCCTTAGGAAAACTGTCTTTAACATAATTATGGGAATTATGGAGGTAAAACATTTTCATCTTAGCATAAACAGAAGTGAGGGCACTCTTCAGAATAACTGTGATCACTACATTGTTTGCCTTCACACTCACATTCCAGACATTTTTAATCTGTGTGCTTTTATTCTTTATGTATAATTGTAGTTAAAACtttcattaaataattttcttgCAAATTCATATATTGGAAAAACATCAAAACGAATATATGCAAAACTTATAATGGGagagaaaaatattattaaattcattaccatgagaatagcatgtaAGAAGTATTTTTGTACATTTGTTCATGTAACTTCAGGCACAAAAGTCCTCTGCTCAACTCTGCAGAGAGGAAAAGCTACCTCCAAGAGTCACTGGAAGAATTAAATATGTTAATGTGTGTGTCCTAGCACCAGGCATGACACATGGCTGTAACTTTGCCCAATTAATGTCGCTCCTATTATTGCACACTTGAAGCAGAGGCGTAGAACACGTCAGTAGCAGGAAAAAGACAACAATctcacatcatttctttccaccaTTAAGTTGCAACTTCCCTTCAATTCATCTCCATCATGGCTTTCTGAGAGAACAGCAGGACATAAATAAGTTCAATCATTCTTCATCTCAACCCTCACAACAATCTCAGACAATCCTATCCGATCTCCCACACATCTACATCTAGACCATACACTACACACACGGGCGGACACTCGCGCTGACTGTCAATTTTTACAAGATCCTTTAAAAATTCCAGAAAgcatcctccagcaaggttccTTCTTTAATCTGACTTATATTTGATTGCAAACAGAAGTATAAGCAGCATGGAATGTCGCTTAAAAGCATGGGCCTTAAAGGCAGACTGCTTGGTTTCCAGTTCCAGCTCTATTTTGTCCAATTATTCATCCTTCCTCCATGTCGTTTTGTCTGTGAGGGCGGCTTTATGGGAGAGCCATGAGGGTTAATTGACAGGCAGCATACGCAACACTCGGTCCAGCACCTGGCGCCTTGTAAATGCTCTTTAAGCTGTAGCTATCATCCCGTGCTGTAGGTGTGCTTTTTATCGCTAGGAGTTCCATCTGAGTCTTTACTGCTCTTTCCTCACCATGTTGTGCATTCCTCTCCGTCTCGGAGCATGTAAAGAGTACAGCAGTTGTCTACAGTCTTCGTTAATTGTCTTCTTTGTCGTTCCCTACTCTCGTTTTACTAACTGATATTCTCTTACCTCTGTCTCATATTGTATTGCCCTTCTGCATACCTGGTGCT is a genomic window containing:
- the LOC130883859 gene encoding ATP synthase subunit e, mitochondrial-like, translated to MVPPVQVSLLINLGRYSALVLGMVYGTKRYSYLKPRAEEERRMAAEEKRLDELKRIERERAEAQDDSILK